Proteins encoded within one genomic window of Desulfatiglans sp.:
- a CDS encoding ImmA/IrrE family metallo-endopeptidase has product MKENVKQVLHSILERFKTGDIPDAVAMSMFPIPDIPSTHWSILNRTLMFLSGTQDARGYRQWQQENRYVKKGSKAIYILVPFIKKLETDTGEQDALYGFGCKPVFRVEDTDGENLDYEGIELPQLPLIKRAEEWGISVKAIPGNYCYRGYYSPDRKEIALCTKEEGVFFHELAHCAHEKVKGNLTMGQDPLQEIVAELSAHALCRIVGMSGEKFIGNSYKYIDGYADKLKVSTCSACIKVMTDVEKVLNLILKVPENTAQDITSLNA; this is encoded by the coding sequence ATGAAAGAGAACGTCAAACAAGTATTGCACAGTATTCTTGAAAGATTTAAAACAGGCGATATACCTGATGCAGTTGCAATGTCTATGTTCCCTATTCCTGATATCCCAAGCACACATTGGTCTATACTTAACAGGACATTAATGTTTTTATCTGGAACACAGGATGCAAGGGGATACAGGCAGTGGCAACAAGAAAACAGATATGTAAAAAAAGGTAGTAAGGCGATTTATATTTTGGTTCCATTCATTAAGAAACTTGAAACGGATACAGGAGAACAGGACGCATTGTATGGGTTCGGATGCAAACCTGTATTTCGGGTTGAAGATACAGACGGCGAAAACCTTGATTATGAAGGTATTGAACTGCCTCAACTGCCATTGATAAAACGTGCGGAGGAATGGGGTATATCAGTAAAGGCGATACCCGGTAATTACTGTTATAGAGGATATTATTCACCCGACCGCAAAGAAATTGCACTCTGCACCAAAGAAGAAGGGGTATTCTTTCATGAACTTGCACATTGCGCACACGAAAAAGTAAAAGGAAACCTTACAATGGGACAAGACCCTTTACAGGAGATAGTCGCAGAGTTATCCGCTCATGCACTATGCAGGATTGTTGGGATGTCAGGGGAAAAATTTATCGGTAACTCATACAAATATATTGATGGTTATGCAGACAAACTGAAAGTATCTACCTGCTCTGCCTGTATAAAAGTAATGACCGATGTGGAGAAGGTCTTAAATCTTATACTTAAAGTGCCTGAAAATACCGCACAAGATATTACCAGTCTGAACGCCTAA